TCAACCATACGGGAGAACACTTTGTCCCGCTGGATGAACATGGCGAGTACTTGATTGATGTTCTTGGTGGGATAAATTTTAGCAAACCGTTCTTTGGCTTGCGCCAAGGTCCATTGCGGCAAGGTCTTGCGGACCACAGCGACCAGTTTGTTGATCAACCAGGTGGCAACCGCGGCCACGCCAATGGCAATGGCTGACCAGAGAATGATCTCAGACGCGTTCATGGATCGATTCAGCCTTGGGCTTTTTTGGCCGCAATGACGGTTTCATAATTGGCCAGCATCTGTTCGGCCTTGCTCCTGGCCGACCATTCGGTTGCCTGCTTTTTGGCTTCAACTAGTTTTTCCTGATACAATTTTTCATCCGTCAAAAGCCGGTTAACCGCATCCGTGAATTCGTCCACATTGAGCGAGACGGCGATCCCACCTCCAGCTGCCATAACATCGCGCACACCCATGGCCGCGACTGCCACGCAGGGGGTCCCGGCTGCCATGGCTTCGGTTAGCACCAATCCCTGGGTCTCGGTCACAGATGCCAGCAACTGTAAATCCGCCGCTGCATAAAGATCCGCCCAATCTTTGCGATTGAGCAGTCCGATAAACATCACCTTTTCGTCTAGCTTGCGCTTTTTACAGTCTGCTTTGACGCTTTCCAAAGCCGGACCCTGACCGGCAATTACCAATCGCGCGCGGGGTTGACGACTCTCAAGCTTTTGGAGTACGTCAAATAAGAAAGGGATATTTTTTTCACCGGCCACCCGTCCCATGCTCAAAAGAATTTTCTCATCATCTGCAAAGCCCAATTTCTTGCGCATACGTGCACCATCCACATTGCGAAACGGCTCAATATTAATCCCGGTCGGGATGACTTTGACCGGCGGTTTGACTTTATAATCTTTCATCACTTCTGCAATGGAGGTGGACGGCACCACCACCGCATCATGTAAATTACAGCATCGCCGGGAAAACCAACCCACAAACGGTTTATCAAAAACACGCGGCAAGATCGGAAAATAGTGCGGCATGTAAGCCTCAAACATGGTGTGATAGGTATGTACCAAAGGAATATTAAGTTTGCCGCAACGGCGTGCCATCATATAGCCCAATGTAAAGGGTGTCTGGGTATGCATAATGTCCAATTTCAAATCAGCAATCGCTTTGAGCTTACGCTTCGATTCCCCGGCATAAGGGTTGGGCAGCCGGTCCTCAGGATTAAAAAACAGATAAAACGAAGGAAAACGCCAGAGATCTTCTTCATCCACCTTGGCTTCGGGAAATCGGGGTGCAAAAATCGTGACTTTATGTCCCATGCTCCGGAACTGTTCTGTGAATGTCATGATGGATTTCATCACGCCGTTGACCCGTGGTAAAAACGTATCTGTCGCAATTCCAATGTGCATAAGTTCGACACCCCTTGTTTTAGATTGGCTGCACCTTGTGCACCCATAATCCTGCTGATGTGCTCTCGCGGAGAGCGCATCAGCTCCGTGATAGATCTTTAAAAGACAAATACAAATCCATAATTTTTTATTTCTTCTTTTTCATCCGGATCACTTTTTCATAAACCGCCAATGTCTCTTCGGCTTTTTTTTCTATCGACCAGGCCTTGGCCAGCGCCTTGGCTTCAGCTTTTTTCTGCTTATAGAATTTTTCATCTTTCAAGAGCCGATGCACGGCGTTTGTAAAGTCACTCGCGACCAAAGCTGTCATCAATCCACCGCCGCCGGCCATCACATCACGCACACCCATGGCTGCCACTGCGACGCAGGGGGTCCCGGCCGCCATGGCCTCGGTCAGGGTTAATCCCTGGGTCTCGGTCACAGATGCCAGCAGATGCAGGTCCGCAGCTGCATACATATCCACCCAGTCCTGCCCCTGAACATAACCCACAAAAAGCACACGCTTATCCAGCTTACGCAATTTGCACTCAGTCTGCAGGTCGCCCAAACCCGGGCCCGCACCTGCAATTACCAACTTGGCGCGGGGTTGTTTTTTCTTAAGCAAGTGCATCACATCAAGTAAAAACGAGAGGTTCTTCTCGCCTGCCACACGCCCCATGGTCAACAGCATGGGATCTGTTTTAGCAAACCCCAATTTTTTACGCATCCGCTGGCCGTTTTTTTTCTTAAACGGTGTGAGATCAATACCACTGGGTATTACGCTGATGGGTTTTTTAATTTTATATTTTTTCAGAACTCTGGCCATGGCCCGTGAAGGTGCGATAATATGATCATGCCGGTTGCAAAATGTACGCGAGCCGCGATAGACCAGATAACGTCCAAACCCTTCGGGAATATTTTTGGCATAGTGTTGAACATAGGTTTCAAAAAGTGTGTGATAGGTATGCACCACAGGAATCCGTTTTTGCTTGGCCCGGGTCAACATGGCAATGCCTAAAGCAAACGGTGTATGCGTATGCATAACATCCAATTCGAGTTTAGATGCCCTGCTAATAAGCCGCATGGATGACGGCCGGAAAGGATTAATGATACGGTCCTCAGGCGTGTTGGCGGAAGAGCGGGACGGAAAGCGCCAAACATCGCTGTCGGTTTCCTCATAGTCCGGAAATTCGGGCGCAAAAATAACCACCCGATGACCTTTTGCACGATATTCCCGTGTAAAGGTCTGGATGGATTTAACCACCCCGTTGATGCGGGGATAAAAAGTATCTGTTACGAGCCCGATATTCATTCCATTATTTCACCCATCATGTCATTGCGCAGCTGCAGAATCCGCTCCACAATGCGGTCACGGTCCACCATCTCAATCGCCTGATTGTCGCGCCGTTTCAGCTCTATCTTATTATCGGCAACACTTCTCCCAAAAGTTAAGCGAAGGGGAATGCCGATCAAGTCGCAATCCTTGAACTTACTGCCTGCCCGCTCATCGCGGTCGTCCAGCAACGCTTCAACGCCGGCCTGCCAGAGTTCCGTATAGACCGCCTCGGCCATTTCCATGGCTTTAGGATCTTTGGGCGATACCGGCAACAGGGCGACTTGATAGGGTGCAAGCGGCATAGGCCAGATAATACCATTTTCATCATGATTCTGCTCAATCGCAGCTGCCGCAATACGCGTAACGCCGATGCCGTAGCATCCCATCACGCAGAGTTGTTCTTTGCCGGCTTCATCCAGAAAACCAGCCTTCATCGCCTCAGAATATTTTGTACCCAATTTAAAAACATGCCCCACCTCAATCCCGCGTTCCAGAGTCATGGGGGTCTTACATTTGGGGCAGAGATCCTTGGCCTGAGCCACGCGCAGATCCAGCATTCGTGCAAATTGAAAATCTCTTTTCGGATTAACATTCACGGCATGGGTATCAACCCGATTGCCGCCGGTCACCAGGTTGGTTGCATCTTGCAAAGAATCATCCATCACGATTTCAGCAACACCCTGTAAATCAAACGGTCCGGCAAATCCAACCGGTGCTCCGGTCACCGCTTTGATCTTTTCCGGCGAGGCAAGTTGCAATGTTGCAGTATTGAGTGCATTGGCCAATTTGATTTCGTTGACTTCGCGGTCACCGCGGATAAGCACGGCCACCAGTTTGTCATCCGCCTGATAGAGCATGGTCTTGGCCAGCTTGGTAACCGGTACTTTAAGAAAAGCCGCCACCTCTTCCACAGTATGTTTACCCGGCGTATCCACCAAAGAACGTTCCCCCTGGGGTTCCAGAGTGTTGGTATCCGGTATGGCGCCAGTGGCTTTTTCAACATTGGCGGCATAACTGCATTGCGGACAGGTCGCGATCGCCTCTTCGCCTGTCTCAGCCAACACCATAAATTCAGACGAAAAAGCACCGCCGATCGCACCGGAGTCGGCTTCCACAGCTTTGAAGCGCAGGCCGCAGCGTTTGAAAATGCGCTGATAAGTCTCAAACATTTTGGCATAAGCAGCCTCGGCACCGGCTTCATCACGATCAAACGAATAAGCGTCTTTCATGATAAATTCCCGCGAGCGCATCACCCCAAAACGCGGACGGATCTCATCGCGAAATTTGGTATGCATTTGATAAAGATTAAGCGGCAGCTGACGATAGGAGCTGACGGATTTACGCACCAAATCCGTGATCACTTCTTCATGGGTGGGACCCAGCGCAAATTCCCGTTCATGCCGGTCCTGAATGCGGAACAACTCCCCGCCATATTTCCCCCAGCGGCCGGTCTCCTGCCATAATTCTGCCGGCGAAAGAATCGGCATGAGAACTTCCACCGCACCGGCCCGGTCCATTTCCTCACGCACAATCTGCTCAATTTTACGAACACTCCGCCATCCCAGGGGCAGATAATTATATAAGCCGGCAGCCAATTTGCGAATCAAACCGGCCCGGACCATGAGCTTGTGGCTCACAACCTCTGCTTCAGCTGGAACCTCTTTTTGGGTAACCAGCAGCGTTTTGCTCCAATACATCTTCTCACCACAACCTTTCAAATAAATCATCCAAAACGATTAATTTTCTCATAACCCCGCCGAAGTCTCAAGCAGCAAAAAATATCAGATTTTCCATTTCAGATTATCCCTGGCAAATTAAAAAATAAGTGCTCAAGCAAGTCATTCGGGAGGCCTGTTTTTCCATGAAAAAACGCACACCAAGGACACATAGGGCCTTGGTCAACAGTATCCGGGTGGAGACAGTACCGATTTTCCTGAAAAAACAGTCCTCCCGAATGAACGATCAACAGTATTGGACAATAGTGATTTTGGATATCCTTTTGAACAACGATGCAGGACAACAAACTATTTCTATTAATGGCCGGGTATTACTTTTTTCTTTTGCACACCGGCACTGTACCAGCGCAACCAAGCAAGCAGGATTATCAAGTCACCTTATTCAAAAAGTCATTCTTCCGACTACGTTTGTGCAAAAGAAAAAAGTAATACCCGGCCATTGTTCACCATCATACTCATTACTGTTTCACCAATTTTTTCTTCTTGATCGTGTGCATCACCACAGTATGCATCTCCCGATCAGACACATAAACACGCATGCCATCCGGTGAGACGACTAAGTTCGCAGGTTTTTTCACAGTCTTGCATTCAAGAATTTGTGTCCCGGTTTTCACTGAGATAAGTCGAATTCTCCCGGGTTCCAGGATATAAAGATTCCGCCCCATCGAATCCATCACCATATCCAATGCATCGGGCCCCGCCTGCCAGGTCAAACCCGCTTTTTTATAAAAAGGGTCGATTAACTGGACCACACTTCGGGGCGGTTCACGCCCGCTTCCCCGGCACAAAACAAACAGACGCTCCCCCATCGGGGTACTCAGCAGCTTCATGGGATTGGGCCAAACCGGCATTTCTTTGATAACCTGGTTCCTGTCCAGATCAATCACTGATACCGTATGCGCCTTATAGTTGGCAACCCAGAGCAGACCGGTCTCGATCTGCAACAGCATGTCCTGCGGATCAATACCCGCATTAATTGTTGGCAGCGGATTTTTCTGGACAAAGGGATAAATCTGATTTGATTTTGCACTGCAAAATATAAACTGCCTGGCATCCCGAGTCACCATGGCACTGGGTTCATCCGGAAGGTCCATTTTTCCCAGGAGTGTCATCTCAGGGACTTGGTAGAGATAGAGACGTTTATCTTCTGAGCACAGTATCCTCAAGGTTTGATTGTCCCGGTCCAGATATAACCGGATGGGGCCGATAGCCACGTCCACACTTTTTAAACGCTTCTTTTTTTTCACATCCCAGACACTGACTTTTTCCGCACCTTCACACGCAACATACAAATATCGCCCCCGTGCGTCCAGGGCCATGGCCGCAGGATCGGCCTCGGTCTCAATAAATTTTTGCGGCCCGCCACAGCCTGCCACAAGTCCTGCCATTCCTAAAATCATCCACAGTCTGATTCGTCTCATTCACTTTCCTTTAATCCAATTAGTTTTATTGGAGTTTTACACAGTAGGGGCGTATGGCCATACACCCCTTTCCTCCTGATTGGAGGCTTAACATTATTTATACCCTTGCAATTTTTTATCCATTCCCCAAATCACTTGCAACAGCGCTTGCACCGCTTTGTCTGCTGCAACGCGTTTCACCGGCTTGCCTTTGGCAAAAAGCATAAACGATCCATCCGCCGCACCCGCAATACCCACATCCGCATGCCGCGCCTCACCCGGCCCATTGACCACACATCCCATGACTGCCACGGTCAGTGTGCGCTTTTCTGTCGCCAGGGCCCGTTCAACCTGTTTAAGTATTTTTTGCAAATCAGAAGTCGTCCGGCCGCATGTCGGGCAGGCAATAATTTCCGGTCCGCGCTTGCGCACACCTGTGGCGGCTAAAATCATATCCGCCACCCGAATCTCTTTCACCGGATCTTCAGTAAGGGAGACGCGCAGCGTATCACCGATCCCCTCCAGCAGCAAAGGACTGATACCTGCCGCTGTTTTAATGCCCCCGGCCAGTTCCCCGCCGGCCTCGGTAATGCCAAGATGCAAAGGCCACGGCGACTGTTTGGCCAACGTTCGGTACGCTGATAAGGTGGACTGTATATCCGAAGCTTTTACTGAGAGGACAATGCAATCCAATCCGGTTTTGGCAAGTACCGCAGCATACTGCATGGCCTTGCGGGCCATGAGCCGCCCCAATGCTTCCGGGGTTTTGACTGTTTTTCTTTCCCGGGGTGCAATCGAACCGGCATTGACGCCAATCCGAATTGCTGTCTGCGCGCGAACTGCCGCCCGCGCCACTTCCAGGGAGCCGGGCAAACCCATGTTGCCGGGATTGAGGCGGACTTTGGCAACCTTGGCGGCAATGGCTGCCAGGGCAAGTTTATAATCAAAATGAATATCCGCCACAATGGGCAGGGGTGATTTTTTTACAATTTGCGGCAAGGCTGCGACCGCAGCTTGATCCGGGACTGCCACACGGACCAATTCGCAACCCGCCTTGGCAAGACGGCGAATCTGACCGAGTGTCTTCCCCGGCTCGTGAGTCTTAGTATTGGTCATGGATTGAACCACAACCGGCGCGCCACGCCCGATATGCAGCGGCCCTATGGCCACTGACCGGGTTTGAAAGCGCGGACCTTTTTTCAAGGCGTCCCTCCTCCGGTAAAAACAGGCGCAATAATCTTATAAATATCATTAAACGTCGCAAAAACCATCACGCCCATGAGAAGAAAAAAACCGATCTGCTGAGAAACTTCCTGAATCTTAAAAGAGAGCGGCTTACGCATAATACCCTCAATGATAAAAAACATGATATTCCCGCCATCCAAAACCGGAATCGGCAGCAAATTAATAATTGCCAGCATCACCGAAATACCTGCCAGAAAAAAGAAAAAATCTTTTGCGCCTGACTTGGCCTCTTGACCGGCCATGCGCATAATGGTGATCGGGCCGCCCAAAGAATCTTTGGCGGATATCTGACCTGAGATCATCTGTCCAAGTGCATTCAGAATCATTTTTGAAATTGTATAGGTCTGTACCACACCCAATTGTGCGGATTTGAAAAATCCATACTGCATACGCTGGGTCTTGTCGGAAATTTTAAAACCAACCCCGATTACACCAACTTTGCCTTCTTCCGGTAATTGCTGTGCCATGGGTTTGACCTTGAGGTCCACGACCTCACCGGCGCGCTCAACCCGGATACGGGTCTCCTGGTCCGCCCGGGGCCAGACCAATT
The bacterium DNA segment above includes these coding regions:
- a CDS encoding glycosyltransferase translates to MHIGIATDTFLPRVNGVMKSIMTFTEQFRSMGHKVTIFAPRFPEAKVDEEDLWRFPSFYLFFNPEDRLPNPYAGESKRKLKAIADLKLDIMHTQTPFTLGYMMARRCGKLNIPLVHTYHTMFEAYMPHYFPILPRVFDKPFVGWFSRRCCNLHDAVVVPSTSIAEVMKDYKVKPPVKVIPTGINIEPFRNVDGARMRKKLGFADDEKILLSMGRVAGEKNIPFLFDVLQKLESRQPRARLVIAGQGPALESVKADCKKRKLDEKVMFIGLLNRKDWADLYAAADLQLLASVTETQGLVLTEAMAAGTPCVAVAAMGVRDVMAAGGGIAVSLNVDEFTDAVNRLLTDEKLYQEKLVEAKKQATEWSARSKAEQMLANYETVIAAKKAQG
- a CDS encoding glycosyltransferase; the encoded protein is MNIGLVTDTFYPRINGVVKSIQTFTREYRAKGHRVVIFAPEFPDYEETDSDVWRFPSRSSANTPEDRIINPFRPSSMRLISRASKLELDVMHTHTPFALGIAMLTRAKQKRIPVVHTYHTLFETYVQHYAKNIPEGFGRYLVYRGSRTFCNRHDHIIAPSRAMARVLKKYKIKKPISVIPSGIDLTPFKKKNGQRMRKKLGFAKTDPMLLTMGRVAGEKNLSFLLDVMHLLKKKQPRAKLVIAGAGPGLGDLQTECKLRKLDKRVLFVGYVQGQDWVDMYAAADLHLLASVTETQGLTLTEAMAAGTPCVAVAAMGVRDVMAGGGGLMTALVASDFTNAVHRLLKDEKFYKQKKAEAKALAKAWSIEKKAEETLAVYEKVIRMKKKK
- a CDS encoding proline--tRNA ligase, which encodes MYWSKTLLVTQKEVPAEAEVVSHKLMVRAGLIRKLAAGLYNYLPLGWRSVRKIEQIVREEMDRAGAVEVLMPILSPAELWQETGRWGKYGGELFRIQDRHEREFALGPTHEEVITDLVRKSVSSYRQLPLNLYQMHTKFRDEIRPRFGVMRSREFIMKDAYSFDRDEAGAEAAYAKMFETYQRIFKRCGLRFKAVEADSGAIGGAFSSEFMVLAETGEEAIATCPQCSYAANVEKATGAIPDTNTLEPQGERSLVDTPGKHTVEEVAAFLKVPVTKLAKTMLYQADDKLVAVLIRGDREVNEIKLANALNTATLQLASPEKIKAVTGAPVGFAGPFDLQGVAEIVMDDSLQDATNLVTGGNRVDTHAVNVNPKRDFQFARMLDLRVAQAKDLCPKCKTPMTLERGIEVGHVFKLGTKYSEAMKAGFLDEAGKEQLCVMGCYGIGVTRIAAAAIEQNHDENGIIWPMPLAPYQVALLPVSPKDPKAMEMAEAVYTELWQAGVEALLDDRDERAGSKFKDCDLIGIPLRLTFGRSVADNKIELKRRDNQAIEMVDRDRIVERILQLRNDMMGEIME
- the ispG gene encoding flavodoxin-dependent (E)-4-hydroxy-3-methylbut-2-enyl-diphosphate synthase, coding for MKKGPRFQTRSVAIGPLHIGRGAPVVVQSMTNTKTHEPGKTLGQIRRLAKAGCELVRVAVPDQAAVAALPQIVKKSPLPIVADIHFDYKLALAAIAAKVAKVRLNPGNMGLPGSLEVARAAVRAQTAIRIGVNAGSIAPRERKTVKTPEALGRLMARKAMQYAAVLAKTGLDCIVLSVKASDIQSTLSAYRTLAKQSPWPLHLGITEAGGELAGGIKTAAGISPLLLEGIGDTLRVSLTEDPVKEIRVADMILAATGVRKRGPEIIACPTCGRTTSDLQKILKQVERALATEKRTLTVAVMGCVVNGPGEARHADVGIAGAADGSFMLFAKGKPVKRVAADKAVQALLQVIWGMDKKLQGYK